DNA sequence from the Pseudomonadota bacterium genome:
CATCTGGGACAGCCCCCGGTGAAGCTGGGGACAGTCCCGAGTTTACTACTTGAGTTGCAATACAATGTGCTGAATAGTTACGTTCTCTGATAAATACCAGTTAGTGTTCATCCGGAAACATTCATTTCCTGATGAACACTTTCAGCGATCAGCTGTCAGTAAAACATCGGAAAAACATATGATTAGGCTGACTGCAAAAAGTTGAGAGCTGAGAGCCCATCCGGAAACACTGGTTTTCCGGATGGAAACCAATTAGAAATCCCAAAACGCATCAATCTCTTCACCGGTAAAATCCCAGACAGCATTATGGGGGGATACCGATTCTTCAAAGAATTCCGGCAGCCGATCATCTTGGGAGGTAAAACCGGCCGCCTGGTTAAACGCACGCTCAGTCTTCAGGATAGATTTTCCCAGGGCGGTTACATCGTCAACGTTCAGACTGCTGCCGAAACGGGCATTTATCATCTCCACCACCGCCGGCAGGGCATCAGGATTATCCAACACCGCAAAAGCGACAAAGACACAAAGGCCGGTACTGTCCACCGCCGCCGTGGCAATCTGCAGGTTCCGGGAAAGGTCCACCTGCCCTTCTTTCTGTAACGGATCAACAAAACCACCGCATTTCAGAATATTGGTAGCCACTGTGTAGCCGGCCGTGTGATCGGCTCCCATGGTGGAGGTACAATAGGTAATGCCAATGCCCTTTACCGAACGGGGATCATAGGCGGGAATGGCCTGGCCTTTGACTACCGGCACCCGGGTCATACCATAAACCTTGCCAACAACTGCCGCCCCGGAACCTAAGATGCG
Encoded proteins:
- a CDS encoding aldehyde ferredoxin oxidoreductase C-terminal domain-containing protein; translation: SGFEYESIWAMGAGCCIDDLDVLAEADHLMDDMGIDTIETAVTVGVAMEAGVIEFGDAAGFLGLLREIQQATPQGRILGSGAAVVGKVYGMTRVPVVKGQAIPAYDPRSVKGIGITYCTSTMGADHTAGYTVATNILKCGGFVDPLQKEGQVDLSRNLQIATAAVDSTGLCVFVAFAVLDNPDALPAVVEMINARFGSSLNVDDVTALGKSILKTERAFNQAAGFTSQDDRLPEFFEESVSPHNAVWDFTGEEIDAFWDF